GATCACCGCACTCGTCGGCCGCACCCCCACATTCGGCACCCTCGAGGACCCCGCTCTGCGCGCGTCCTGCCTCGCCGGCCTCGGCTTCCCGGCCTCAACGCCCGTGCTCGGAGCGCAGACCCTGGACGTCGACGGCCCCGCGGTGTTGATGGTGCTGCCCGCCGAACGCCCGGGTGAACTGTTGGCGGTGGCCGTCCGGCCCGGTTGCAGCCAGTCCGATCCTCAGCGGGTGGCACAGACCCGAATCGGCGCGTCACCCGGCCGCTAGAAGGCCGGACCGCGCCCGTATCTCCCACCGCCCGCCCGCGGTATCTCCCACCGCCCGCCCGGTGCGGAACATCCCGCTCTAGGCTGTTGTTTCAGCACTCGCATGGCCTTTGTCTCCAACAGGCACTCAGATCGGATCAGAAGGGAACCGCATGTCGGAGGTTGTATCGACCGAGTCCGAATCGGACATCCATGAGCTCATCATCATCGGCTCAGGACCCGCTGGATACACCGCGGCGGTCTACGCAGCCCGCGCCCAGCTGAAGCCGATCGTTTTCGAGGGTACCCAGTTCGGCGGGGCACTCATGACCACCACCGAGGTCGAGAACTACCCGGGTTTCCGCGAGGGCATCATGGGTCCCGACCTGATGGACCAGATGCGTGAGCAGGCCATTCGCTTCGGTGCCGACCTGCGCACCGAGGATGTCGATGAGGTCTCCCTGCGGGGCCCTGTGAAGACTGTCACGGTCGGTGGCGAGGTCTTCCGTTCCCGCGCGGTGATCTTGGCCATGGGCGCCGCTCCGCGGTATCTGGGGGTACCGGGCGAGGACACCTTGCTGGGCCGGGGCGTGAGCTCCTGTGCCACCTGCGACGGTTTCTTCTTCAAGGATCAGGACATCGCCGTCATCGGCGGCGGCGATTCCGCGATGGAAGAAGCGACTTTCCTCACACGGTTTGCCCGCAGCGTGACACTCATCCATCGCCGCGACGAGTTCCGCGCATCCAAGATCATGCTCGAGCGCGCGTACGCGGACCCCAAGATCAACGTCCTGACCAACACCAAGATCCTCGGGGTCGAGGGCACCGACTCGGTGATCGGGCTCAAGCTCGAGAACACCGTGACCGGGGA
This genomic window from Mycobacteroides chelonae contains:
- the trxB gene encoding thioredoxin-disulfide reductase, with amino-acid sequence MSEVVSTESESDIHELIIIGSGPAGYTAAVYAARAQLKPIVFEGTQFGGALMTTTEVENYPGFREGIMGPDLMDQMREQAIRFGADLRTEDVDEVSLRGPVKTVTVGGEVFRSRAVILAMGAAPRYLGVPGEDTLLGRGVSSCATCDGFFFKDQDIAVIGGGDSAMEEATFLTRFARSVTLIHRRDEFRASKIMLERAYADPKINVLTNTKILGVEGTDSVIGLKLENTVTGEASQLPVTGMFVAVGHDPRSELVKDVVDVDSDGYVLVRDRSTYTSLEGVFAAGDLVDRTYRQAVTAAGSGCAAAIDAERWLAETAHSQTLVEA